A window of the Budorcas taxicolor isolate Tak-1 chromosome 10, Takin1.1, whole genome shotgun sequence genome harbors these coding sequences:
- the GSTZ1 gene encoding maleylacetoacetate isomerase isoform X2, producing MQVGKPILYSYFRSSCSWRVRIALALKNIDYETVAVNLTKDGGQQFSEEFQALNPMKQVPALKIDGITISQSLAIIEYLEETRPTPRLLPQDPKKRAQVRMVSDLIASGIQPLQNLSVLKQVGQENQLTWAQQAITSGFNALEQTLQSTAGRFCVGDEVSMADLCLVPQVANADRP from the exons ATGCAAGTGGGGAAG CCCATCCTGTATTCCTATTTCCGAAGCTCCTGCTCATGGAGAGTTCGAATTG CTCTGGCCTTGAAAAACATCGACTATGAGACAGTAGCCGTCAACCTCACAAAGGATGGGGGCCAGCAG TTCTCTGAAGAATTTCAGGCCCTGAATCCCATGAAGCAGGTGCCAGCCCTGAAGATTGATGGAATCACCATCAGCCAGTCC CTGGCCATCATCGAGTATCTGGAGGAGACCCGGCCCACGCCGCGACTCCTGCCTCAGGACCCGAAGAAGAGGGCCCAAGTGCGCATGGTGTCCGATCTCATCGCCAGCGGCATCCAGCCCCTGCAG AACCTGTCTGTCCTGAAGCAGGTGGGACAGGAGAACCAGCTGACCTGGGCCCAGCAGGCCATCACTTCTGGCTTTAATG CTCTGGAGCAGACCCTGCAGAGCACAGCGGGGAGGTTCTGTGTGGGGGACGAG GTGTCCATGGCTGACCTGTGCTTAGTGCCTCAGGTGGCAAATGCTGACAG GCCCTGA
- the GSTZ1 gene encoding maleylacetoacetate isomerase isoform X1 gives MQVGKPILYSYFRSSCSWRVRIALALKNIDYETVAVNLTKDGGQQFSEEFQALNPMKQVPALKIDGITISQSLAIIEYLEETRPTPRLLPQDPKKRAQVRMVSDLIASGIQPLQNLSVLKQVGQENQLTWAQQAITSGFNALEQTLQSTAGRFCVGDEVSMADLCLVPQVANADRFKVDLTPYPTISRINKSLLALEAFHVSHPCRQPDTPPELRA, from the exons ATGCAAGTGGGGAAG CCCATCCTGTATTCCTATTTCCGAAGCTCCTGCTCATGGAGAGTTCGAATTG CTCTGGCCTTGAAAAACATCGACTATGAGACAGTAGCCGTCAACCTCACAAAGGATGGGGGCCAGCAG TTCTCTGAAGAATTTCAGGCCCTGAATCCCATGAAGCAGGTGCCAGCCCTGAAGATTGATGGAATCACCATCAGCCAGTCC CTGGCCATCATCGAGTATCTGGAGGAGACCCGGCCCACGCCGCGACTCCTGCCTCAGGACCCGAAGAAGAGGGCCCAAGTGCGCATGGTGTCCGATCTCATCGCCAGCGGCATCCAGCCCCTGCAG AACCTGTCTGTCCTGAAGCAGGTGGGACAGGAGAACCAGCTGACCTGGGCCCAGCAGGCCATCACTTCTGGCTTTAATG CTCTGGAGCAGACCCTGCAGAGCACAGCGGGGAGGTTCTGTGTGGGGGACGAG GTGTCCATGGCTGACCTGTGCTTAGTGCCTCAGGTGGCAAATGCTGACAG GTTCAAGGTGGACCTCACTCCCTACCCTACCATCAGCCGCATCAACAAGTCACTGCTGGCCTTGGAGGCCTTCCACGTGTCTCACCCCTGTCGGCAGCCGGATACACCCCCTGAGCTGAGGGCCTAG